A section of the Metabacillus endolithicus genome encodes:
- a CDS encoding DUF3899 domain-containing protein has product MPDKKSFTLVIVSLISSILLSFFIYQKLTLLSFINISFFFGAGLLFIAFLTLTVKGGFFDGITYGFRRMFVSKGKELSKQEVEEMTPVSELLTFNHSPFLISGIIVTVIMTLATILYYL; this is encoded by the coding sequence ATGCCCGATAAAAAATCGTTTACGCTTGTTATTGTGTCATTAATTTCGTCAATCTTACTATCGTTTTTTATTTACCAAAAATTAACGCTTCTTTCATTTATTAATATTTCTTTCTTCTTTGGAGCTGGCTTGCTTTTCATTGCCTTCTTAACACTCACTGTTAAAGGGGGATTCTTTGATGGGATAACATATGGATTTAGAAGAATGTTTGTATCCAAAGGGAAAGAATTATCAAAGCAAGAGGTAGAAGAAATGACTCCAGTTTCAGAGTTGCTCACATTTAACCACTCCCCTTTTTTAATTAGTGGTATTATAGTAACTGTCATTATGACCCTTGCAACAATCCTTTATTATTTATAG
- a CDS encoding peptide ABC transporter substrate-binding protein, whose product MKKSKLFLLLALSLVLSMFLAACNGGGDTTTETEGDKDTAEETVAQELKVLETSEIPSMDSVMAQDAASFTALANTMEGLYRLDQEQNAVPGMADGEPEVSEDGLVYTVKLKEAKWSNGDPVTADDFVFAWQRAIDPATASPYGPYMMEGKIKGAKEITAAAAEKKEYDLNTLGIKAIDEKTLEITLEKPVPYFESLMAFGSFYPQNRKFVEEQGDKYATSHDTLLYNGPFVMTNWGGTTATDWTMGKNAEYWDAETVSLETIQYNVLKDPQAAANAYETGEADITGKLASDIVPQYEGDPNLVKWLEPTIFWIKMNQQNEALANENIRRAIATAFNKEDLATSILNNGSVPANYAVPAGFVNHPDTGEDFREANGDLLTYNVEEAKKLWEQGLKELGTDSVELVYLGGDTETSKKTDAYIKDQLEKNLPGLTIDVQSVPFSVRLDRDVKMDYDLQFAGWGPDYQDAISFSDLWITDGGNNKMAYSNEQYDKLLEDAQYTYATEPAKRFEALQQAEKIVLEEDAALAPVYQRSSNVLVADKVEGFTYHFIGPEYSYKWVKIK is encoded by the coding sequence GTGAAAAAGTCGAAATTATTTCTACTTTTAGCATTATCGCTAGTACTTAGCATGTTCTTAGCAGCATGTAATGGCGGTGGTGACACAACTACTGAGACTGAAGGCGACAAAGATACGGCTGAAGAAACAGTAGCTCAAGAATTAAAGGTATTAGAAACATCTGAAATTCCTTCTATGGATAGTGTAATGGCACAAGATGCTGCGAGTTTTACAGCATTAGCTAATACTATGGAAGGTTTATATCGTTTAGATCAAGAACAAAATGCTGTTCCTGGTATGGCTGATGGTGAGCCGGAAGTTAGTGAAGATGGTCTTGTTTACACAGTAAAATTAAAAGAAGCTAAATGGTCAAACGGAGATCCTGTTACTGCAGATGACTTCGTATTTGCATGGCAACGTGCGATTGACCCAGCAACTGCTTCTCCTTATGGCCCTTACATGATGGAAGGGAAAATCAAAGGAGCAAAAGAAATCACTGCTGCGGCAGCTGAGAAAAAAGAATATGATCTTAACACTTTAGGTATTAAAGCAATTGACGAAAAAACTCTTGAAATCACTTTAGAAAAACCAGTTCCATATTTTGAATCTTTAATGGCATTTGGTTCTTTCTATCCACAAAACAGAAAGTTTGTTGAGGAGCAAGGCGATAAATATGCAACTTCTCATGATACTTTACTTTATAATGGTCCATTTGTAATGACAAACTGGGGCGGAACAACTGCTACTGATTGGACAATGGGCAAAAATGCTGAGTATTGGGACGCTGAAACAGTTTCTTTAGAAACAATCCAATACAACGTATTAAAAGATCCACAAGCTGCTGCTAACGCTTACGAAACTGGTGAAGCTGATATCACTGGTAAATTAGCATCAGATATCGTACCACAATATGAAGGTGACCCTAACCTTGTTAAATGGTTAGAGCCAACAATCTTCTGGATCAAAATGAACCAACAAAACGAAGCATTAGCAAACGAAAACATTCGTCGTGCGATTGCAACTGCATTTAACAAAGAAGATTTAGCAACAAGCATTTTAAATAACGGTTCTGTACCTGCAAACTATGCAGTTCCAGCTGGTTTCGTTAATCACCCTGACACTGGTGAAGATTTCCGTGAAGCAAATGGCGATCTTTTAACTTACAATGTTGAAGAAGCTAAAAAGCTTTGGGAGCAAGGTCTAAAAGAACTTGGTACTGACTCTGTTGAATTAGTATACCTTGGTGGAGACACTGAAACTTCTAAGAAAACAGATGCTTACATTAAAGATCAATTAGAGAAAAACCTTCCAGGTTTAACTATTGATGTTCAATCTGTTCCATTCAGCGTACGTTTAGACCGTGACGTGAAAATGGATTATGATTTACAATTTGCTGGATGGGGTCCAGACTATCAAGATGCGATTTCATTCTCTGATTTATGGATCACTGATGGTGGAAACAACAAAATGGCATATTCTAACGAGCAATACGACAAATTGTTAGAAGATGCACAATACACTTATGCTACTGAGCCAGCTAAGCGCTTCGAAGCACTTCAACAAGCAGAGAAAATTGTACTTGAAGAAGATGCAGCACTTGCACCGGTTTACCAACGTTCATCTAACGTTCTTGTAGCAGATAAAGTAGAAGGCTTCACATATCACTTTATTGGTCCTGAGTACAGCTATAAGTGGGTTAAAATTAAATAA
- the opp3C gene encoding oligopeptide ABC transporter permease, with amino-acid sequence MSQHEKEISKELFQPANIDASASEEISKPSLTYWQDAWLRVRKNTAAIISLVVLILLTILSLVGPFLNDYDYSTQTATHANLPPRVQGLEDISWLPFDGTLTKKNGEEYNAYELKNATEEYYWFGTDSLGRDIFTRVWKGTQVSLYIAVLAAVIDMIIGVAYGAISGYFGGKVDTVMQRIIEILVGIPNLVVVILMIIVLEPGIVSITIALTITGWVGMARVVRGQVLKFKNQEFVLASRTLGAGHSKIILKHLLPNLVGVIIINTMFTIPSAIFFEAFLSFIGLGLQDPLASLGTLIDSGFRTLRLYPYQMLFPAIVISLIMVCFNMIADGLRDALDPKMRD; translated from the coding sequence ATGTCACAGCATGAAAAAGAAATTTCAAAAGAATTGTTTCAACCCGCTAATATTGATGCTTCAGCTAGTGAAGAAATTTCAAAGCCCAGTCTAACTTATTGGCAGGATGCATGGTTACGTGTTAGAAAAAATACTGCCGCTATTATAAGCTTGGTTGTACTTATCTTGTTAACCATTCTTTCATTAGTTGGACCTTTCTTAAATGATTATGATTACAGTACTCAAACTGCAACACATGCAAACTTACCACCAAGGGTACAAGGCCTAGAAGATATTAGCTGGCTTCCTTTTGATGGTACACTTACAAAAAAGAATGGCGAAGAATACAACGCATATGAATTAAAAAATGCAACAGAAGAATATTATTGGTTTGGTACAGATAGCCTTGGGCGTGATATTTTTACACGTGTTTGGAAGGGTACCCAAGTATCATTATATATTGCTGTATTAGCTGCAGTGATTGATATGATTATCGGTGTTGCTTATGGTGCCATTTCGGGTTACTTTGGCGGCAAAGTTGATACTGTTATGCAACGTATAATTGAGATTTTAGTAGGTATTCCGAACCTCGTTGTTGTTATTTTGATGATCATAGTGCTCGAACCTGGTATAGTATCGATTACAATTGCCTTGACCATTACAGGTTGGGTAGGTATGGCAAGGGTTGTTCGTGGTCAAGTTCTTAAGTTTAAAAATCAAGAGTTCGTCCTAGCATCACGTACATTAGGTGCCGGTCATTCAAAAATTATTTTAAAACATTTACTTCCTAACTTAGTGGGAGTCATTATTATCAATACAATGTTTACGATTCCAAGTGCAATCTTTTTTGAAGCATTCTTAAGCTTTATTGGATTAGGATTACAAGATCCTTTAGCATCTTTAGGAACATTAATTGATTCTGGTTTTAGAACATTACGTTTATATCCTTATCAAATGTTGTTCCCAGCAATTGTAATCAGTTTAATTATGGTATGTTTCAACATGATTGCTGATGGACTACGTGATGCATTAGATCCAAAAATGCGCGACTAA
- a CDS encoding ABC transporter ATP-binding protein, which produces MEKILEVKDLHISFHTFGGEVQAIRGVNFDLFKGETLAIVGESGSGKSVTTKSIMRLLPESNSEIKKGEILFDGKDLAKLPNKAMQKIRGKDISMIFQDPMTSLNPTMKVGKQIVEPITKHQNLSKSAARERAIDLLRLVGIPQPEERFNQYPHQFSGGMRQRVVIAIALACNPKVLIADEPTTALDVTIQAQILELMKDLQKKIDTSIVFITHDLGVVANVADRVAVMYGGKIVEIGTVDEVFYNPQHPYTWGLISSMPSLDSEDAELYAIPGTPPDLLNPPLGDAFAARNEYAMQIDLEQQPPMYQVSPTHYAATWLLHPDAPKVEPPIAVQRRRRQFPGNKEGK; this is translated from the coding sequence ATGGAAAAAATATTAGAAGTAAAGGATCTACACATTTCCTTCCACACATTTGGAGGAGAGGTTCAGGCGATTCGAGGGGTAAACTTTGACCTATTCAAAGGGGAAACTCTTGCAATCGTTGGTGAATCCGGATCAGGAAAATCAGTTACAACAAAATCAATTATGCGCCTTTTACCTGAATCTAATTCAGAAATTAAAAAAGGTGAAATTTTATTTGATGGAAAAGATTTAGCAAAGCTTCCTAATAAAGCAATGCAAAAAATTCGCGGTAAAGATATTTCAATGATCTTTCAAGATCCAATGACATCGTTAAACCCAACGATGAAGGTTGGAAAACAAATTGTGGAGCCTATTACAAAGCATCAAAACTTAAGTAAATCCGCTGCAAGAGAACGTGCAATCGATTTATTACGTTTAGTAGGAATTCCGCAACCAGAAGAGCGTTTCAATCAATATCCTCACCAATTTTCAGGTGGTATGAGACAAAGGGTAGTAATTGCAATTGCTCTAGCTTGTAATCCAAAGGTTTTGATTGCCGATGAGCCTACAACTGCTCTAGATGTTACAATTCAAGCTCAAATACTTGAATTAATGAAGGACCTTCAAAAGAAAATTGATACGTCCATTGTTTTCATCACTCATGACCTTGGTGTAGTAGCAAATGTTGCTGACCGAGTGGCTGTTATGTATGGAGGAAAAATTGTGGAGATTGGAACAGTGGATGAAGTATTTTATAATCCACAGCATCCATACACATGGGGACTTATCAGTTCAATGCCAAGTCTGGATTCAGAAGACGCAGAATTATATGCAATCCCAGGTACACCACCTGACCTTTTAAACCCACCTTTAGGTGATGCATTTGCTGCTCGTAATGAATATGCTATGCAAATTGATTTAGAACAACAGCCACCGATGTATCAAGTATCACCTACACATTACGCTGCAACATGGTTGTTGCACCCAGATGCGCCTAAAGTTGAACCGCCTATAGCTGTTCAACGCCGTAGACGTCAGTTCCCTGGAAACAAGGAGGGAAAATAA
- a CDS encoding ABC transporter ATP-binding protein, with translation MAEKKLLEIKNLKQYFNVGKPNEVKAVDNISFDIYKGETLGLVGESGCGKSTTGRTIIRLYDATGGEVLYDGVNVHGNKSKEELKAFNRKMQMIFQDPYASLNPRMKVSDVIAEGIDIHGLAKTKKERIDKVYELLETVGLNREHANRYPHEFSGGQRQRIGIARALAVDPDFIIADEPISALDVSIQAQVVNLMKKLQKDKGLTYLFIAHDLSMVKYISDRIGVMYFGRLVELATAEELYNNPIHPYTQSLLSAIPLPDPDYERTRVRKTYDPSQHNYKPDEEVEFREVKPGHFVMCSQAEFDKYQKENGNK, from the coding sequence ATGGCAGAAAAGAAATTACTTGAAATTAAAAATTTGAAGCAGTATTTCAATGTTGGCAAGCCGAATGAAGTTAAGGCTGTTGATAATATTTCATTTGATATTTATAAAGGAGAAACACTCGGTCTTGTAGGGGAATCCGGTTGTGGAAAATCTACAACAGGTCGTACAATTATTCGATTGTACGATGCGACTGGTGGAGAGGTTCTTTATGATGGCGTCAACGTTCATGGAAACAAATCAAAAGAAGAATTAAAAGCTTTTAACCGTAAAATGCAGATGATTTTCCAAGATCCATATGCATCATTAAATCCACGTATGAAAGTTTCTGATGTTATTGCTGAAGGAATTGACATTCATGGTCTTGCTAAAACGAAAAAAGAGCGTATTGATAAGGTGTATGAGCTTTTAGAAACGGTTGGTCTAAATCGTGAGCATGCTAACCGTTATCCACATGAATTCAGTGGTGGACAACGTCAACGTATCGGAATTGCTCGTGCTTTAGCAGTTGATCCTGATTTTATCATTGCTGATGAGCCGATCTCTGCTTTGGATGTATCTATTCAAGCTCAGGTTGTAAACTTAATGAAGAAGCTTCAAAAAGACAAAGGATTAACTTACTTATTTATTGCCCATGACTTATCAATGGTTAAATATATAAGTGATCGTATTGGAGTTATGTACTTCGGTAGACTAGTTGAGCTAGCAACAGCTGAGGAGCTATATAATAACCCAATTCATCCTTACACACAGTCTCTATTATCAGCAATCCCATTACCGGATCCTGATTATGAACGCACTCGTGTGAGAAAAACCTATGACCCAAGTCAGCACAATTATAAACCTGACGAAGAAGTTGAATTCAGAGAAGTAAAACCAGGACACTTTGTTATGTGTTCACAAGCTGAATTTGATAAATATCAAAAAGAAAATGGTAATAAATAA
- the spxA gene encoding transcriptional regulator SpxA, whose amino-acid sequence MVTLYTSPSCTSCRKAKAWLEEHEIAYVERNIFSEPLSIQEIKEILRMTEDGTDEIISTRSKIFQKLNINLETMPLQDLYNLIQENPGLLRRPIIIDEKRLQVGYNEDEIRRFLPRRVRTYQLQEAQRLVN is encoded by the coding sequence ATGGTTACATTGTATACATCACCAAGTTGTACTTCATGTAGAAAAGCAAAAGCATGGTTAGAAGAGCACGAAATTGCATATGTTGAAAGAAATATTTTTTCTGAGCCTTTAAGCATTCAAGAAATTAAAGAAATTTTAAGAATGACAGAGGATGGAACGGATGAGATTATTTCTACTCGTTCTAAAATCTTTCAAAAGCTAAATATCAACTTAGAAACTATGCCTTTACAAGATTTATATAATTTAATTCAAGAAAATCCAGGACTTCTTCGCCGTCCGATTATAATCGATGAGAAGAGATTACAAGTTGGATATAATGAAGATGAAATCCGTCGTTTTCTTCCACGCCGTGTTCGCACATATCAACTACAAGAAGCACAGCGCTTAGTTAATTAA
- a CDS encoding TerC family protein has product MEQDFLLSLLMIIGIDLVLGADNAVVIALACRNLPVLQRNKAIILGTMLAIVFRIFITLIAVYLLKIPFLQLVGGVFLLYIAYNLIAGKEDDTSKIKSHPSLWRAIKTIVIADLLMGFDNVLAVAGAAQGHMLLVAMGLFISIPIIIWGSKIILVLLTKYPFLVYIGGGLLAFTSGKMIVEEPKLQGIFYSHPMLEMSIPYITASFIILAGVLYHQMINFQTARRD; this is encoded by the coding sequence ATGGAACAAGATTTTCTTTTATCACTTCTCATGATCATAGGCATCGATCTAGTACTTGGTGCTGACAACGCTGTAGTCATTGCTTTAGCCTGTCGTAATTTACCCGTTTTGCAACGAAATAAAGCAATCATATTAGGAACCATGCTCGCGATTGTATTTCGGATTTTCATTACTTTAATAGCTGTTTATTTGTTGAAAATACCTTTTTTACAATTGGTTGGCGGAGTTTTCCTACTTTATATTGCCTACAACTTGATTGCAGGCAAGGAAGATGACACAAGCAAAATAAAAAGTCATCCATCACTATGGAGAGCCATCAAAACAATCGTCATTGCTGATTTATTAATGGGATTTGATAATGTTTTAGCAGTTGCTGGAGCAGCACAGGGTCATATGTTACTAGTAGCAATGGGGTTATTCATTTCAATACCTATTATTATTTGGGGAAGTAAAATAATCCTCGTCCTATTAACAAAGTATCCATTCCTTGTTTATATTGGTGGCGGTCTGCTTGCCTTTACTTCAGGGAAAATGATTGTAGAAGAACCTAAACTACAGGGAATCTTCTATTCACACCCAATGCTTGAAATGAGCATACCTTATATTACAGCCTCATTTATTATATTAGCAGGTGTTCTGTACCACCAAATGATCAACTTTCAGACTGCTCGCAGGGATTAA
- the mecA gene encoding adaptor protein MecA, whose protein sequence is MEIERINENTVKFYISYLDIEERGFDRDEIWYNRDRSEELFWEMMDEVHEEEEFMVEGPLWIQVQALDKGLEVIVTKAQVSKDGQKLELPISDEKLKEIPVDENIESLLDHHFNKSNDSQEDQIEELEQQLQFVLKFNDLENIISLSKYSSLSGMMNHLFSLDQNYYLFVEFDDEVSDEEIENTLSILLEYGQESRVTIHRLEEYGNLIAKDHALNVIRKHFS, encoded by the coding sequence ATGGAGATTGAACGTATTAACGAGAATACTGTAAAGTTTTATATCTCATATTTAGATATAGAAGAGCGTGGTTTTGATCGCGATGAAATCTGGTATAACCGTGATCGAAGTGAGGAACTTTTCTGGGAAATGATGGATGAAGTTCATGAAGAAGAGGAATTTATGGTTGAAGGTCCACTTTGGATCCAAGTTCAAGCACTTGATAAAGGGCTTGAGGTGATCGTAACGAAAGCGCAAGTGTCTAAAGACGGACAAAAGCTAGAGCTTCCTATTTCTGACGAAAAACTTAAAGAAATCCCAGTGGATGAAAATATAGAATCATTGTTAGATCATCATTTTAATAAGTCAAATGATTCACAGGAAGATCAAATTGAAGAATTGGAACAACAGCTTCAGTTTGTCTTAAAGTTTAATGATTTAGAAAATATTATTTCCTTGTCTAAGTATTCATCTCTTTCAGGAATGATGAATCACTTATTCTCACTCGACCAAAATTACTATTTATTTGTTGAGTTTGATGACGAAGTGAGTGACGAAGAAATTGAGAATACATTGAGTATTCTACTTGAATATGGACAAGAATCCAGAGTAACCATTCATCGACTTGAAGAATATGGTAACTTAATTGCAAAAGATCATGCATTAAATGTGATAAGAAAACATTTTTCATAA
- the cls gene encoding cardiolipin synthase, producing the protein MKFTFRILLFVTLIASIILITKSLWGDWIVGSVSVLFTLSIIFICVVIFLENRHPSHTITWLVVLGGFPLVGFFFYLFFGRNIRKRRLFEKKALLDEKAFLEIEGNHHSYQEKINRMGNHQQLLFKLAHRLGHSPISFATKTKALTDGIETFDHIFRELKNAKHHIHLEYYIVRHDQVGNELKNLLIEKAREGVEVRFLYDAVGSWKLSKEYIRSMGKAGIEMVPFLPVRIPFLNNKINFRNHRKIIVIDGEVGFVGGLNVGDEYLGKDPYFGYWRDTHLLIKGEAVRTLQMIFLQDWYYMTDKKLLIQSYISSDPEELEETGGVQLIAGGPDNKWDVIKNLFFSMIISAKESIWIASPYFIPDEDILTALKVAALSGIDVRLLVPERPDKKIVYHASRSYFPELLDAGVKVYEYKKGFLHSKIVIVDYELASIGTANMDMRSFHLNFEVNAFLYRTGSTQTLVDAYMNDIDQSREIIMEEFAKRSFAIKLFESAARLMSPLL; encoded by the coding sequence ATGAAGTTTACATTCAGAATACTATTATTTGTCACATTAATTGCTTCCATTATCTTAATAACGAAGAGTCTTTGGGGAGATTGGATTGTTGGTTCTGTAAGTGTTCTTTTTACACTCTCAATTATCTTTATATGTGTTGTGATCTTCCTTGAAAATAGGCATCCGTCACATACAATTACATGGTTAGTTGTTTTAGGTGGTTTTCCATTAGTAGGATTTTTCTTTTATTTATTTTTTGGGAGAAACATAAGAAAGAGACGTCTTTTTGAGAAAAAAGCATTGTTGGATGAAAAAGCATTTTTAGAAATTGAGGGAAATCATCATTCGTATCAAGAAAAAATCAACCGAATGGGTAATCATCAACAATTATTATTCAAACTAGCTCATCGATTAGGACATAGTCCTATATCATTTGCTACAAAAACGAAGGCTTTAACAGATGGTATCGAAACATTTGATCATATCTTTCGCGAGTTAAAAAATGCAAAACATCATATTCATCTTGAGTATTATATTGTCCGACATGATCAGGTCGGAAATGAATTGAAAAATCTTTTGATTGAAAAAGCTCGAGAAGGTGTTGAAGTTAGGTTTTTATATGATGCTGTTGGAAGTTGGAAGCTTTCCAAAGAATACATTAGAAGTATGGGGAAAGCTGGGATTGAAATGGTTCCGTTTCTACCCGTTCGGATTCCTTTTTTAAATAATAAAATTAACTTTCGTAACCATCGGAAAATTATCGTTATAGATGGGGAAGTGGGTTTTGTCGGTGGTTTAAATGTGGGCGATGAGTACTTAGGTAAGGATCCTTACTTTGGATATTGGCGTGACACCCACCTTTTAATTAAGGGAGAAGCTGTTCGAACTCTACAAATGATCTTTTTGCAGGATTGGTATTATATGACAGATAAAAAGCTGTTGATTCAATCTTACATAAGTTCAGATCCTGAGGAATTGGAAGAAACGGGTGGCGTTCAGTTAATTGCCGGTGGTCCTGATAATAAGTGGGATGTTATTAAAAACTTGTTTTTCTCGATGATTATTTCGGCCAAAGAGTCAATCTGGATCGCATCTCCATATTTTATTCCCGATGAAGATATTCTAACAGCTTTAAAGGTGGCTGCACTGAGCGGAATTGACGTAAGACTGCTAGTACCTGAACGTCCGGATAAAAAGATTGTTTACCATGCTTCAAGATCTTATTTCCCAGAGCTACTTGATGCAGGTGTTAAAGTTTACGAGTATAAAAAAGGGTTTTTACACAGTAAAATTGTGATTGTTGACTATGAACTTGCATCCATTGGAACAGCGAATATGGACATGAGAAGCTTTCATCTGAATTTTGAGGTAAATGCATTTCTATATAGAACTGGAAGTACACAAACACTTGTAGATGCCTATATGAATGATATTGATCAATCGAGAGAAATCATTATGGAAGAATTTGCGAAGCGTTCTTTTGCTATAAAGCTTTTTGAATCAGCAGCACGCCTTATGTCGCCATTATTATAG
- a CDS encoding competence protein CoiA gives MFVANDQRGNQLNVAEKKWTIERLRKLKANSTFICPQCQNELDLKIGSIISAHFAHKKHSDCPSNKGGPESQYHMRGKLELYDWLQIDENVTHVELEPFITDIKQRPDLLIKDHQQTLAIEYQCSPIDLNILQKRSGMYKKANIPFLWILGGKLLKRTGERSFKLSQFQWRFTSKMEDGSLMIYAYCSKIKAFIILRTIIPFSSQVVFANQSVISKQTISFTQLIRQQSCSINFYENWFHKVRAFRLKPFPFTTKQANTLNQFLYQTKHASLLYLPSHAFLPLKYNYLIESPVYVWQGWVMTFIDEVPLNSTFSFHYIYERTKRR, from the coding sequence TTGTTTGTAGCGAATGATCAAAGAGGTAATCAACTTAATGTAGCAGAGAAAAAGTGGACAATTGAAAGGTTAAGAAAGTTAAAAGCAAACAGCACTTTTATTTGTCCTCAATGTCAAAACGAGTTAGATTTAAAAATTGGTTCAATCATATCAGCCCACTTTGCTCATAAAAAGCACTCTGACTGTCCATCAAATAAGGGAGGACCTGAAAGTCAGTATCATATGAGAGGAAAGCTTGAATTATATGATTGGCTTCAAATAGATGAAAATGTTACACATGTAGAACTAGAACCTTTTATAACTGATATTAAGCAGCGTCCAGACCTTTTAATCAAAGATCATCAACAAACCCTAGCAATAGAGTATCAATGCTCACCAATCGACCTAAACATACTTCAAAAAAGATCTGGTATGTATAAAAAAGCAAACATTCCTTTTCTCTGGATTCTAGGTGGAAAATTACTAAAAAGAACAGGAGAAAGATCATTTAAACTCTCCCAGTTTCAATGGCGTTTTACAAGTAAAATGGAAGATGGCTCACTTATGATCTATGCTTATTGTTCTAAGATTAAAGCGTTTATCATTTTAAGAACTATTATTCCATTTTCTTCTCAAGTTGTTTTTGCCAATCAATCTGTTATTTCTAAACAAACAATATCGTTCACGCAGTTAATAAGACAGCAGTCTTGTTCCATAAATTTTTATGAAAATTGGTTCCATAAAGTTAGAGCTTTTCGCTTAAAGCCTTTTCCCTTTACTACGAAGCAAGCGAATACTCTAAATCAATTCCTTTATCAAACAAAACATGCTTCTCTTCTTTATCTTCCTTCACACGCATTTCTACCCCTAAAGTACAACTACTTAATAGAATCACCTGTCTATGTATGGCAAGGATGGGTGATGACATTTATAGATGAAGTACCTTTAAACTCTACCTTTAGCTTTCACTATATTTATGAAAGAACCAAAAGAAGGTAA